One Oryza sativa Japonica Group chromosome 8, ASM3414082v1 DNA window includes the following coding sequences:
- the LOC107276939 gene encoding receptor kinase-like protein Xa21 — protein MLSLIKHALLLLTATSQTINGDDLSALLSFKSLIRNDPRQVLSSWDSIGNDTNMPAHVFCRWTGVSCNNCRHPGRVTTLRLSGAGLVGTISPQLGNLTLLRVLDLSANSLDGDIPASLGSCRKLHTLNLSRNHLLGSMPADLGQSSKLAIFDAGYNNLTGNVPKSLSNLTTLMKFIIKRNIIHGKNLSWMGNLTSLTHFVLDGNRFTGNISESFGKMANLIYFNVRDNQLEGHVPLPIFNISCIRFLDLGFNRLSGSIPLDIGFKLPRINYFSTIANHFEGIIPPTFSNTSAIESLLLRGNKYHDTIPREIGIHGNLKFFALGDNMLQATRPSDWEFFTSLANCSSLQMLDVGQNNLAGAMPISIANLSKELNWIDLGGNQIIGTIHTDLWKLKLIFLNLSYNLLTGTLPPDIGRLPSINYIYISHNRITGQIPESLGNISQLSSLDLSNNLLYGSVPVSLGNLTELQKLDLSVNALTGQIP, from the coding sequence ATGCTCTCTCTTATCAAACATGCCCTGCTCTTGCTCACAGCCACCTCTCAGACCATCAATGGAGATGACCTCTCAGCACTCCTGTCATTCAAATCCCTCATAAGGAACGATCCAAGACAGGTGCTGTCCTCTTGGGACTCCATTGGCAATGATACCAACATGCCAGCACATGTCTTCTGTCGATGGACCGGTGTTTCCTGCAACAATTGCCGGCATCCAGGTCGTGTAACCACTCTCCGTCTGAGTGGTGCTGGCCTAGTCGGCACCATCTCCCCTCAGCTCGGCAACCTGACCCTCCTTCGTGTCCTTGATCTGTCAGCCAACAGCCTCGATGGTGATATCCCAGCCAGCCTAGGTAGTTGTCGAAAGCTTCATACATTGAACTTGAGCAGGAACCACCTGTTAGGTTCAATGCCCGCTGATCTTGGTCAATCATCAAAGCTTGCCATTTTCGATGCTGGCTACAACAATCTTACTGGTAATGTTCCCAAGTCTTTATCCAACCTCACAACACTCATGAAGTTTATCATAAAGAGGAACATCATCCATGGCAAAAATTTGAGTTGGATGGGTAACCTGACATCATTGACACACTTCGTTCTTGACGGGAACCGTTTCACCGGTAACATCTCTGAATCTTTTGGTAAAATGGCTAATCTTATTTACTTCAATGTCAGAGATAATCAGTTGGAAGGCCATGTTCCTCTACCGATCTTCAATATTTCTTGCATTAGATTCTTGGATCTTGGTTTCAACAGACTGTCAGGATCAATTCCACTCGATATTGGTTTTAAGCTTCCCAGGATAAATTATTTTAGCACAATTGCTAACCATTTTGAGGGCATAATACCACCGACCTTCTCAAACACATCTGCTATTGAATCCTTGCTTCTTCGTGGAAACAAATATCATGACACGATTCCTAGGGAAATTGGCATCCATGGTAACCTGAAGTTCTTTGCATTAGGAGACAATATGCTCCAAGCCACACGGCCTAGTGATTGGGAATTTTTTACATCATTGGCCAATTGTAGCAGCTTGCAAATGCTAGATGTTGGCCAGAACAACCTTGCTGGTGCAATGCCAATTAGCATTGCAAACCTGAGCAAAGAGCTCAATTGGATTGACCTAGGCGGCAACCAAATAATTGGGACCATACATACCGATTTGTGGAAGCTTAAACTAATATTTCTCAACCTGTCATATAATCTCTTAACGGGAACCTTGCCTCCAGATATTGGCCGGCTTCCAAGTATCAATTATATCTATATATCACATAATAGAATCACTGGGCAGATTCCAGAATCATTAGGTAATATCTCACAGTTGAGCTCTCTCGATTTGTCTAATAATTTACTATACGGCAGCGTTCCAGTTAGCCTTGGAAACCTTACAGAACTTCAAAAGTTGGATCTTTCTGTTAATGCCTTGACGGGCCAAATCCCATAA